A segment of the Candida albicans SC5314 chromosome 2, complete sequence genome:
tttacaaaaaagaacaagatAATTTTAATGAGAATGAGGAAGACACAGGGGAATGTTGGTTTGACGACTCTGATGCCGAATCcaaaatgattcaatttataattgataaGTTAAATGAGGAAGAACTCCCTGAAGAAATAAGTTCTCAATCAGTAGTGAGATTTTTAGATTTGGGTACAGGGAATGGCCATTTACTATTTCAGCTTCTGGAAGACATAAATGAAGAATACGAAGGCGACAAAACTTTTGAATATACGGGGATCGATTATTCACCGGATTCTGTGAAGTTTGCTTCAGGGGTTGCCAAAAGAAAGTATTCTGAGTTGAAAGTAAATTTCGAACAGGTTGACTTGTTGCAGGAGAGCTGTTCATTCTTgcaaaacaaatttgatattttacTAGATAAAGGAACTCTAGATGCAATTGCCCTTAATCAAGAATCATTGGCCGATTTCAATGGGAAAATAGGGATGGATGTCTACGCTTCtcaagttgaaaaaatgatGGTACAAGGATCTATTTTATTGATAACGTCGTGTAATTTTACAAAGGATGAActtattaaaattattacaaaagATACAAATTTGGAAGTCTGGGATGAGATAA
Coding sequences within it:
- a CDS encoding uncharacterized protein (Ortholog(s) have protein-lysine N-methyltransferase activity, role in peptidyl-lysine dimethylation, peptidyl-lysine monomethylation, vesicle-mediated transport and cytosol, nucleus localization) codes for the protein MTEEIRLNSSKLGSKEYWNNFYKKEQDNFNENEEDTGECWFDDSDAESKMIQFIIDKLNEEELPEEISSQSVVRFLDLGTGNGHLLFQLSEDINEEYEGDKTFEYTGIDYSPDSVKFASGVAKRKYSELKVNFEQVDLLQESCSFLQNKFDILLDKGTLDAIALNQESLADFNGKIGMDVYASQVEKMMVQGSILLITSCNFTKDELIKIITKDTNLEVWDEINYPSFQFGGVKGSTVVSIAFVRN